In Burkholderia sp. GAS332, one DNA window encodes the following:
- a CDS encoding luciferase family oxidoreductase, group 1, translating into MTLLSVLDQTPVIDGHSVADAIAATVELAQLADDLGYTRYWCAEHHGLRGVSNPCPEVMLARLGSVTQRIRLGSGGVMLPYYSPFKVAEQFLMLEALFPNRIDLGVGRAPGGDMRTAQAVAAGAYNRGEFFPQQVADLVGLMHGTLPEDHLAHGVLLQPQIATRPQLWMLGSSEFGGLLAAQLGIRFAFAHFINAHFGQQVALAYRERFKASLETEQPYLAASVFVICADTEQEAADLEKAVDLRRVQMALGLNAPIPTVEQGAAQEYGVREQLVIDREKPRSIIGTPETVTERLHALQEQFQADELIVLTVAGSYRARLRSYELLADAFQLGRPAPTP; encoded by the coding sequence ATGACGCTACTTTCCGTGCTCGATCAAACGCCCGTGATCGACGGGCACTCAGTGGCGGACGCAATCGCCGCCACCGTCGAACTCGCGCAGTTGGCTGACGACCTCGGCTACACGCGCTATTGGTGCGCCGAACACCACGGCCTGCGGGGTGTCTCGAACCCTTGCCCCGAGGTGATGCTCGCACGCCTCGGCAGCGTGACCCAGCGCATTCGCCTGGGCTCCGGTGGCGTGATGCTGCCGTACTACAGCCCCTTCAAGGTCGCCGAGCAATTCCTTATGCTCGAGGCACTGTTTCCGAACCGTATCGATCTGGGCGTGGGACGCGCGCCGGGCGGCGACATGCGCACGGCACAGGCGGTCGCCGCCGGCGCCTACAATCGCGGCGAATTTTTTCCGCAGCAGGTGGCCGATCTGGTCGGCCTGATGCACGGCACGCTGCCCGAGGATCACCTTGCGCACGGCGTGCTGCTTCAACCGCAAATCGCTACGCGTCCCCAATTGTGGATGCTCGGGTCGAGTGAATTCGGCGGCCTGCTGGCGGCGCAACTCGGCATCCGCTTCGCATTCGCGCATTTCATCAACGCGCATTTCGGGCAGCAGGTGGCGCTGGCTTATCGTGAACGCTTCAAGGCTAGCCTGGAAACAGAACAACCCTATCTGGCCGCCTCGGTGTTCGTGATTTGCGCCGACACCGAACAGGAAGCCGCCGATCTGGAAAAAGCGGTCGACCTGCGCCGCGTACAGATGGCCCTTGGCCTGAATGCGCCGATTCCGACGGTCGAGCAAGGCGCGGCACAGGAATACGGCGTGCGCGAGCAACTGGTGATCGACCGCGAGAAGCCGCGCAGTATCATCGGCACGCCGGAAACCGTCACTGAGCGGCTTCATGCGTTGCAGGAGCAGTTCCAGGCCGACGAACTGATCGTGCTCACCGTCGCGGGCAGCTACCGCGCCCGGCTGCGCTCCTATGAACTTCTTGCCGATGCGTTCCAACTCGGGCGCCCGGCCCCCACCCCTTAA
- a CDS encoding Phosphopantothenate-cysteine ligase /Phosphopantothenoylcysteine decarboxylase, with translation MATAELAGKHLVLGMTGGIACYKIAELTRLLTKAGATVQVVMTEAATQFITPVTMQALSGRPVYTSQWDGRVPNNMAHIDLSREADAIVIAPASTDFLAKLAHGMADDLLSTLCVARDCPLLVVPAMNRQMWQNPATQRNVTQLRADGIEVLGPDSGPQACGEVGDGRMLEAAATYEAIASFFSPKILSGRRVLLTAGPTFEPLDPVRGITNRSSGKMGFALARAAQQAGAEVHLIAGPVALETPWGVFREDVQTAQHMHDAVMRSVADADIFIGVAAVADWRADHASEHKIKKTAERALPTFTFVENPDILAAVAKLQHPPFAVGFAAESGDLEVHGEEKRVRKNVPLLIGNLGPLTFGLDDNEVILFEAGGATKLPRADKQTLARALIVEIAKRLPDTSLIR, from the coding sequence TTGGCAACCGCAGAACTCGCAGGAAAACACCTCGTCCTTGGCATGACAGGCGGCATTGCCTGCTACAAGATCGCCGAGCTCACACGCCTGTTGACCAAGGCTGGTGCGACCGTGCAGGTCGTGATGACCGAAGCGGCTACACAGTTCATCACCCCCGTCACGATGCAAGCGCTGTCCGGCCGGCCGGTCTACACGAGCCAGTGGGACGGCCGCGTGCCGAACAACATGGCGCACATCGATCTGTCGCGTGAAGCCGACGCGATCGTCATTGCGCCCGCCTCGACCGATTTCCTCGCCAAACTCGCGCACGGCATGGCCGACGATCTGCTGTCGACGCTGTGCGTCGCGCGCGATTGTCCGCTGCTGGTCGTGCCCGCGATGAACCGGCAGATGTGGCAAAACCCGGCCACCCAACGCAACGTCACGCAGCTGCGTGCGGACGGCATTGAAGTGCTCGGCCCCGATTCGGGTCCGCAGGCATGCGGCGAAGTCGGCGACGGGCGCATGCTGGAAGCGGCCGCGACTTACGAAGCGATCGCATCATTCTTCTCGCCGAAGATCCTGTCCGGCCGTCGCGTGTTGCTGACCGCCGGCCCGACCTTCGAGCCGCTCGATCCGGTGCGCGGTATCACCAATCGTTCGAGCGGCAAGATGGGCTTCGCACTGGCGCGCGCCGCGCAACAAGCGGGCGCCGAGGTGCATCTGATCGCCGGCCCTGTCGCGCTGGAAACGCCGTGGGGCGTATTCCGCGAAGACGTGCAAACCGCGCAGCACATGCACGACGCGGTGATGCGCTCGGTGGCCGACGCCGACATCTTCATCGGCGTGGCCGCGGTGGCCGACTGGCGCGCCGATCACGCCAGCGAACACAAGATCAAGAAGACCGCCGAGCGCGCCCTGCCCACCTTTACGTTTGTCGAGAATCCGGACATTCTGGCCGCGGTAGCCAAGCTGCAGCATCCGCCGTTCGCGGTCGGCTTTGCGGCGGAAAGCGGGGACCTTGAAGTGCACGGCGAAGAAAAGCGCGTGCGCAAGAACGTGCCGCTCCTGATTGGCAATCTCGGTCCGCTGACGTTCGGCCTCGACGACAACGAGGTGATCCTGTTCGAAGCAGGCGGTGCAACGAAACTGCCGCGCGCCGACAAGCAGACGCTCGCGCGCGCGTTGATCGTAGAAATTGCGAAGCGTCTGCCCGACACAAGTCTGATCCGCTAA
- a CDS encoding signal peptidase II Aspartic peptidase. MEROPS family A08: protein MAKTMSKTSAGGSSLAPWLGVALIVILFDQLTKIAIQKVFAYGVPHEVTPFFNLILVYNRGAAFSFLAMAGGWQRWAFTALGVVAALVICYLLKRHGGQKMFCTALSLILGGALGNVIDRLAYGHVIDFLDFHVRTWHWPAFNLADSAITIGAILLVLDELRRVRGSR, encoded by the coding sequence ATGGCAAAAACCATGTCGAAAACGTCGGCCGGCGGCAGTTCGCTGGCACCGTGGCTTGGCGTCGCGCTGATCGTGATCCTGTTCGATCAGCTGACGAAAATCGCGATCCAGAAGGTGTTTGCCTACGGTGTTCCGCATGAGGTCACGCCGTTTTTCAACCTGATCCTCGTGTACAACCGTGGCGCCGCCTTCAGCTTCCTCGCGATGGCGGGCGGCTGGCAGCGCTGGGCGTTCACCGCGCTCGGCGTGGTCGCGGCACTGGTGATCTGCTACCTGCTCAAGCGCCACGGCGGACAGAAAATGTTCTGCACGGCGCTCTCGCTGATTCTTGGCGGCGCGCTCGGCAATGTGATCGACCGGCTCGCGTACGGCCACGTGATCGACTTTCTCGACTTTCACGTCCGCACGTGGCACTGGCCGGCGTTCAATCTCGCCGACAGCGCGATCACGATCGGCGCGATCCTGCTCGTGCTAGACGAGTTGCGGCGCGTACGCGGCTCGCGCTAA